The stretch of DNA CAGTGGCCGCAGCCGTTTTTAGCGCAGTTGCTGGCAAATCGAAACCGCTCCTCCGGGGCACGTCCGCGCCGGGCTGTTTCCACAAAGGTCTGGTCGATAACAATCGATTCATCGAGGTATTCAATGTGGCCCGATTCATTCTGAATGCCGAAGAGTTCGGCACCGGGCTTAGCAATAGAACTGGGGCAGAGCAGCGAAGCCATACGGATAGGTAGTTAACGTGAGCGGTTTGACATTGGCAGTGTTTCATATCCTGCCAATGTCAAACCTTGTGTGTTATTTGGTCAGCAAATCAGTTCCGGGGAATGGCTCACGGGGCGGCAGCATACCGGCAATGGGCGGAATCAGGATGGGCGTGGGCCATCGGCTGACCTCGAACGGTAACGATTTCCCTCCATCGATAGCAGCCTGTGCCTCGGCGGTTAGCTGGCCGTTTTCGTCGATTTGCGCCAGTGCTCTCATCAGTTCTTCGCGGCTGGCAGATTTACCCTTCAGGGCGTTGATTTTGTCGATAATACGTTTTTCCATGACTACTAATAGATTGTGTTAGTTGTAAATTGATTTCGTATCAAAATTCTGGCAATACGCTTCAAATAGCTATAACTAAGGGTTTTAGTGTAGTCAGTTGGGTTATAGTTTATGCGTGGACACACACGATTTGCTCGTAAGCAGCACCCGCCAGCAGACGAACCCGCCGAATAAACTGCCCGGCCTCCGGTTGTTGCACGTCCACGCCCTCAAACACACCTTCTAAGAGCAGCATGGCCGATGGCGACAGCGTTTCTAACGAATGAATGTACCGGTTGGGGTCGTGTAACAAACGAGCGCGAACCAGTAGATAACCCACTGCCCGAACCGGCCTGGTCAGCATCGATAGCAGCGTCAGCATATCGGTTAACGTAGCCGCGCCTGGCAGCAGCAACAAAGCCAGTCGGTCGCGCTCTTCGAGGAGTCGCCGGTAGTCGTGAGCCTGCCGACGGCGGTTTAAGGTATTCAATCGATTAGTGAGACTCTCCACACGGGGCCGGAGCCACGCCAGTTCAGCCTGAACCGGGGAGTTAAGCAAGTCGTTTGGTAGCATGACGTAACGATTTACAGGGTTCCGTTTCGGTAAAATTCAGCTACTTTAGCCCGCAACAGGGTTTCGTAACGCGCCTGAATCAGGTTGACCGATGCGCGGTCGAGGTTGCTTTTGGCGAGGTTATAATCTACGGCGTTGAGCAGCCCCGCGTTGTATCGGGCTTCGGCAGCTTTGTACGACTGTTGTAGCACCGTTACCTGTTGGTCAAGTGCTACGTAGCGATCATACGCATTTTGCCAGGCCGTTACGGCCTGATCGACAGCCTGCCGCAACGTTCGCCGAACGTCTTCGCCCTGCGATTCGGCCAACTGCTGTTGCAAACGGGCATTTGTTGTCCGATAGCGCACCTGAAAACCATTCAGGATCGGTACGCGAACGCTAAAGCCAATGGCTTTGAACTGGTTGTTATCCAATTGCCGGAAATAATTGATTCGCTCCTGCGACGACACCGGCGACAGCATCCGCACCGGATACACCTGTTCGCCCACCGTAACGAAGGCCGACGTAGGCTGCTCTACCAATTCATTACCCATCATGACCTGCCGGGCCGCACTCGAAAAAGCTGTTCCCCAGTTTGCCAGCAGCGACACGGTGGGGTAGGCCAATCCCCGGGCGATATCGACACCTTTCTGAGCCGCTTTTGTGCGCAAATCTGCTGCCAGCACGTCGGGCATGATGGAACGAGCCTGCTCATAGAGCATGTGTGCATTCACACTGGCGGGGTTGGCAAGCCGGGCGGTGTGCTGCGGATCGGTTTCTAAGCGGGCTACCGCGAGCAACGTACCCGATGGCAGGTTCAATGCCTGGAGCAGCGCGAGATGGGCCGTGTTCAGGTTCGTTTGTGCCTGCACCCGCTGCATGTCGTCGTTGGCTAACTGGCTACGGGCGTCATAGAGGTTGTAGGGCGATACCGTACCGGCTTTTACCAA from Spirosoma montaniterrae encodes:
- a CDS encoding TolC family protein, yielding MKTTFLCIAALGLAGLVRAQSSTTFPAAMTVTLEQCITLALQNQPVVRQADLQKQIADNSVEQTRRSQLPTLLGVSNQALNFGRNVDPFTNGIVNNRITTNNAGLNLNWVVFNGFQLKHTLDQQNLLARASQHDADATRNNVTLNTLLAYLQVLSAQDMLAASEVQVSVARAQVERMEKLVKAGTVSPYNLYDARSQLANDDMQRVQAQTNLNTAHLALLQALNLPSGTLLAVARLETDPQHTARLANPASVNAHMLYEQARSIMPDVLAADLRTKAAQKGVDIARGLAYPTVSLLANWGTAFSSAARQVMMGNELVEQPTSAFVTVGEQVYPVRMLSPVSSQERINYFRQLDNNQFKAIGFSVRVPILNGFQVRYRTTNARLQQQLAESQGEDVRRTLRQAVDQAVTAWQNAYDRYVALDQQVTVLQQSYKAAEARYNAGLLNAVDYNLAKSNLDRASVNLIQARYETLLRAKVAEFYRNGTL